A window of the Ostrea edulis chromosome 1, xbOstEdul1.1, whole genome shotgun sequence genome harbors these coding sequences:
- the LOC125666725 gene encoding uncharacterized protein C20orf96-like yields MATTWEVAGTAGRASQLQTQISKEDLLKTLGNQLNMDFSQYEKWTRKTKVTRPPPPPKDGGSRMLMIGRAKSADSCSHGKNQGHTTYREKKEAAKMVGVNKERNERMKILELRIRTRKKTLEEYQKRSRELLEQNMKLKESIETDEYGTLNAVKGLLRRYEKYRGGITTLNSNFVKEFDAAVRDLEATSRRIDSQLQALEKKVSDLDESLKEKQEELHTLMSYKDKEYPVKAMRIATLQKEIQNLKIANQEDQEDLEHIVFTELEKYEKEQTRSANLITKSITETAIARMHPSLKDMALQNMVMAKEIELHKKEQDGLIKVNQALEAEVKKLLQDPKTNTRLQMFPEFFPSRQKCTPDMEVVLDIPTKEWLPI; encoded by the exons ATGGCTACCACATGGGAAGTGGCTGGTACAGCTGGTCGAGCCTCACAACTGCAGACTCAGATCAGCAAAGAGGATCTACTGAAAACACTGGGAAATCAACTGAACATGGATTTCTCTCAATATGAAAAATGGACTAGAAAAACCAAAGTTACAAGGCCACCACCTCCTCCAAAAGATG GTGGAAGTAGAATGTTGATGATAGGGAGAGCCAAATCAGCTGATTCCTGTTCTCACGGCAAAAATCAGGGCCATACAACCTACAGAGAAAAAAAAGAGGCAGCCAAAATGGTAGGGGTGAACAAGGAAAGAAATGAGAGGATGAAAATACTAGAG TTAAGAATTAGGACCAGGAAGAAAACGTTAGAGGAATATCAGAAGAGAAGCAGGGAGCT TTTggaacaaaatatgaaattgaaagaGAGCATTGAAACGGATGAATATGGAACATTAAATGCAGTAAAGGGCCTGCTTAGAAGATATGAGAAATACAGG GGTGGTATAACAACTTTGAACTCCAATTTTGTGAAAGAATTTGATGCAGCTGTGAGAGATCTAGAGGCGACAAGTAGGAGGATTGACTCGCAGCTTCAAG CACTGGAAAAGAAAGTCTCAGATCTAGATGaatctttgaaagaaaaacaagaagAATTGCACACACTCATGAGTTATAAA GATAAAGAATACCCAGTGAAAGCCATGAGAATTGCCACACTGcagaaagaaatacaaaacCTTAAGATAGCTAACcag GAAGACCAAGAGGATTTAGAACATATAGTTTTCACAGAGTTAGAAAAGTATGAAAAGGAACAAACACGATCAGCCAATCTTATCACCAAAAGCATTACAGAG ACAGCTATTGCTAGGATGCATCCAAGTCTGAAAGATATGGCACTTCAAAATATGGTGATGGCTAAG GAAATAGAATTACACAAAAAGGAGCAGGACGGTTTGATCAAAGTCAATCAAGCTCTTGAAGCAGAAGTGAAAAAGTTGCTGCAAGATCCAAAGACTAACACACGTCTTCAGATGTTTCCAGAATTCTTCCCTAGTAGACAAAA ATGCACCCCTGACATGGAAGTTGTTTTGGACATTCCTACAAAAGAATGGCTGCCTATATAA